The Candidatus Eisenbacteria bacterium nucleotide sequence TGGAAGCTGACCGGCGGGCGCGTCCATGCCACCGATCCCACCAACGCGTCGCGCACGCTGCTCTACGACATCCGCAAGCTCGCCTGGTCGGAAGCCCTGCTGCGGACGCTGCGCGTCCCGGCGGCCGTGCTGCCGGAGGTCCGCCCTTCGAGCGGCGATTTCGGCGCCACGCGCGGCGTGGACGGGCTTCCCGATGGCATTCCGATCGCGGGCGTGGCGGGCGATCAGCAGTCCGCCTTGTTCGGACAGGGATGCGTGGCCCCGGGACATTGCAAGAACACCTACGGGACCGGCTGCTTCCTCCTCCTCCACACCGGCGACCGGCCCCGGCGCTCGAGGGCCGGCCTGCTGACCACGGTCGCCTGCGGCGCGCGCGGAGAGCCGGCCTACGCGCTCGAAGGCAGCGTGTTCATTGCCGGAGCGGCGATCCAGTGGCTGCGCGACGGACTGCGCATCCTCGGGCGCGCCGCGGAGAGCGAGGCGATGGCGCGCGGCGTCGAAGACAGCGGCGGGGTGGTCCTGGTGCCCGCCTTCGCCGGACTCGGCGCCCCTTACTGGCGGCCGGACGCGCGTGGCGCGCTGCTCGGTCTCACGCGCGGCACGACGCGCGCGCACGTGGCGCGCGCGGCGCTCGAGTCGCTGGCGTTCCAGACGCGCGACGTGTTCGACGCGATGGGGCGAGACGCCGGGCGCCGGGTGAGCGTGCTGCGCGTGGACGGTGGTGCTTCGGCCAACGACTTCCTCATGCAGTACCAGGCGGACCTGCTCGGCGTGCGCGTGGTCCGGCCGCGCGTGGTGGAGACCACGGCGCTGGGCGCGGGATTGCTGGCCGGGCTCGCGGTTGGTTTCTGGCGCTCCCCGCGTGAGCTGGATCGCGCGCGGGTGATCGAGAAGGTGTTCGAGCCACGGATGGGGCG carries:
- the glpK gene encoding glycerol kinase GlpK, translated to MSIDQGTTGTTVLLLDAKGSTRGRGYAELPQHFPRPGWVEHDGREIWATVRAAVKRALAHGRTTGKHVAAIGITNQRETALLWDRKSGAPVGPAIVWQDRRTAERCAALRRRGLEPEIARSTGLRLDPYFSGTKLEWMLDHGARVRARAGRLAFGTVDAWLIWKLTGGRVHATDPTNASRTLLYDIRKLAWSEALLRTLRVPAAVLPEVRPSSGDFGATRGVDGLPDGIPIAGVAGDQQSALFGQGCVAPGHCKNTYGTGCFLLLHTGDRPRRSRAGLLTTVACGARGEPAYALEGSVFIAGAAIQWLRDGLRILGRAAESEAMARGVEDSGGVVLVPAFAGLGAPYWRPDARGALLGLTRGTTRAHVARAALESLAFQTRDVFDAMGRDAGRRVSVLRVDGGASANDFLMQYQADLLGVRVVRPRVVETTALGAGLLAGLAVGFWRSPRELDRARVIEKVFEPRMGRAWREAEYRRWKDAVTMLLRS